The following coding sequences are from one Bradyrhizobium sp. 200 window:
- the cax gene encoding calcium/proton exchanger translates to MNPLLREIRHNPLLWLLAFVPVLFVAQSIKPDAHTLLFVLSVLAIVPLAGLLSHATESVAAKTGDTVGGLLNATLGNLTELVIALTALHAGQYTLVKASIAGAIVTNTLFMLGMSFLLGGLRHHVQEYDRGSARLQASLLFLATIGILVPSAISKADSAAELEFTEKLSIGLSLLLIAAYGLGLLFSLKTHRDLFGGAGHAEAGEAPWPMGLALATLAGVTVLVALVSEIFVESVQHAALTFGMSSAFVGFIVVALVGGAAEMASAFSGARKNRLDLSVGIALGSASQIALFVAPVLVLLSYVLGPEPMSLQFWPGAVVMMLIATMTASLVTNSGRSAWFVGVLVLMVYLIFAMTLYLLPPRTQGENKHASIAAAEAASSARWDIDHWGNSPGRAFVVNS, encoded by the coding sequence ATGAATCCATTGCTCAGGGAAATCCGGCACAATCCGCTGCTGTGGCTACTGGCGTTCGTGCCCGTGCTGTTCGTCGCGCAAAGCATCAAGCCGGACGCGCACACGCTGCTGTTCGTGCTGTCGGTCCTGGCCATTGTGCCGCTCGCCGGTCTGCTGAGTCACGCCACCGAATCTGTCGCGGCCAAGACGGGCGACACCGTTGGAGGCCTGCTCAACGCCACGCTCGGTAACCTGACAGAACTCGTCATCGCGCTGACGGCGCTGCATGCCGGGCAATATACCTTGGTGAAGGCATCGATCGCAGGCGCGATCGTCACCAACACGTTGTTCATGCTCGGCATGTCATTTCTGCTCGGCGGGCTGAGGCACCATGTGCAGGAATACGACCGGGGCAGCGCCCGGCTGCAGGCGAGCCTGCTCTTCCTGGCGACGATCGGGATCCTGGTTCCTTCAGCGATCTCCAAAGCCGATTCTGCGGCCGAATTGGAGTTTACCGAGAAGTTGAGCATCGGCCTGTCTTTGCTGCTCATCGCGGCCTATGGCCTCGGCCTGCTGTTCTCGCTCAAGACCCATCGCGACTTGTTCGGCGGGGCGGGCCACGCCGAGGCCGGCGAAGCGCCCTGGCCCATGGGGTTGGCGCTTGCGACGCTGGCCGGCGTCACCGTACTGGTCGCGCTGGTGAGCGAGATCTTCGTCGAGTCGGTACAGCATGCGGCGCTGACGTTTGGGATGAGTTCGGCCTTCGTTGGCTTCATTGTCGTTGCGCTGGTGGGTGGTGCTGCGGAAATGGCCTCGGCCTTTTCCGGCGCACGCAAGAACCGGCTGGACCTGAGCGTGGGCATCGCGCTGGGGAGCGCTTCCCAGATCGCGCTCTTTGTCGCTCCTGTCCTGGTACTGCTGAGCTACGTCCTCGGACCGGAGCCGATGAGCCTGCAATTCTGGCCGGGCGCGGTGGTCATGATGCTGATCGCGACCATGACCGCGTCGCTGGTGACCAACAGTGGCCGCTCGGCATGGTTTGTCGGCGTGCTCGTGCTGATGGTGTACCTGATCTTTGCCATGACGCTTTACCTGTTGCCGCCCCGGACACAGGGCGAAAATAAGCATGCATCGATCGCAGCCGCGGAGGCGGCGTCATCTGCCCGTTGGGACATTGACCATTGGGGCAATAGTCCGGGCCGGGCGTTCGTCGTAAATTCGTGA
- a CDS encoding TRAP transporter small permease: MIRVFLDRIYLFSGYLAGLFLIAIFVLMMLLSAGRPLGLNIPAGDDFISWCMAATAFLGLAHTFKHGEMIRVGLLIDRLGDNVRHYVEIVALLVGVGFIGFFAWHAAIMTWQSWKFSDISQGVIAVPLWIPQLGYSGGLVILFIAFVDELVHVLRGFAPRYELPKPQSAEEIVERAMQSGV, from the coding sequence ATGATCCGCGTGTTTCTTGATCGAATCTACCTTTTCTCCGGCTATCTCGCCGGACTTTTCCTCATCGCGATTTTCGTGCTGATGATGCTGCTGTCGGCTGGCCGGCCGCTTGGCCTCAATATTCCGGCGGGCGATGATTTCATCTCCTGGTGCATGGCGGCGACGGCCTTCCTGGGGCTCGCACACACATTCAAACACGGCGAGATGATCCGTGTCGGCCTCTTGATCGACCGCCTCGGCGACAACGTTCGCCATTATGTCGAGATCGTCGCGCTCCTCGTCGGCGTCGGCTTCATCGGCTTCTTCGCGTGGCATGCCGCGATCATGACGTGGCAGTCATGGAAATTTTCCGACATTTCGCAAGGCGTCATCGCGGTGCCGCTGTGGATTCCGCAGCTCGGCTACAGCGGCGGCCTCGTGATTCTTTTCATCGCCTTTGTGGATGAGCTGGTCCATGTCCTGCGCGGTTTCGCGCCGCGCTACGAATTGCCGAAACCGCAGAGCGCCGAGGAAATCGTCGAGCGCGCCATGCAGAGCGGGGTCTGA